Proteins from a genomic interval of Pseudomonas paeninsulae:
- the algG gene encoding mannuronan 5-epimerase AlgG, whose amino-acid sequence MHALIKLALPLAGVFACALSQADTLAPLPGDYRISAESGSSLQLEPPVLPDLSGYTATAVQAKIQKKPAGRAVIKGMLHENSLDEFIGGKDRLREWVVRQKRMPQAIFIEQGYMNSAALARQLPTSAFAETAPGIYLARLPIIVRPGATLHIDRDTKELRLSQEAGAFLVNDGRVFITDTKVTAWREKDGTPAYWRDVKEFRPYFLAWGGTETYVTDSVISSFGYEASKAYGFSISQYSPGMAPKMKRARPTGWLLNSRFIDMWYGFYCYEADDVVIRGNTYENSIVYGIDPHDRSRRLIIAENQAFGTRKKHGIILSREVNDSWIFSNKSYDNQLSGIVLDRSSANNLIAFNETYKNQSDGITLYESSNNLLWQNRSMSNRRHGIRVRNSLDVSLYENILVANHLTGVYGHIKDLSGSERNLEEDPYEARLSMRIVGGQMVGNGSSPVSVHSPSKLELYKLTILAPQKASGITFSGLLGERQSEIMDILLRQQQAVLIEPVGSLASKE is encoded by the coding sequence ATGCACGCATTAATCAAGCTGGCGTTGCCTCTGGCAGGCGTTTTTGCCTGCGCCCTGTCCCAGGCGGATACCCTCGCGCCGCTACCTGGAGACTATAGGATCAGTGCCGAATCGGGCAGCTCGCTCCAATTGGAGCCCCCGGTTCTACCCGATCTGTCCGGCTACACCGCAACTGCAGTGCAGGCAAAGATCCAGAAAAAACCTGCAGGCAGGGCGGTAATCAAAGGGATGTTGCACGAGAACTCATTGGACGAGTTCATCGGCGGTAAGGATCGCTTGCGCGAGTGGGTGGTGCGGCAAAAACGCATGCCTCAGGCGATCTTCATCGAGCAGGGCTACATGAATAGCGCGGCGCTGGCGCGGCAGTTGCCGACATCCGCTTTCGCCGAGACCGCGCCGGGTATTTACCTGGCGCGTCTGCCGATCATCGTGCGCCCGGGTGCCACGCTGCACATTGACCGAGATACCAAAGAACTTCGCCTGTCCCAGGAGGCGGGCGCTTTCCTGGTCAATGATGGTCGAGTGTTCATCACCGACACCAAGGTCACCGCTTGGCGCGAGAAGGACGGCACGCCGGCCTACTGGCGCGACGTCAAGGAATTTCGCCCGTACTTCCTGGCCTGGGGCGGGACCGAGACTTACGTAACCGACAGCGTCATCAGCAGTTTCGGCTACGAGGCGAGTAAGGCTTACGGCTTCAGCATCTCGCAGTACAGCCCGGGTATGGCGCCGAAGATGAAGCGCGCACGGCCGACCGGCTGGTTACTCAACTCGCGCTTTATCGACATGTGGTACGGCTTCTACTGCTATGAAGCCGACGACGTGGTGATCCGCGGCAACACCTATGAAAACAGCATCGTCTACGGCATCGACCCGCATGACCGCTCGCGGCGGTTGATCATCGCCGAGAACCAGGCGTTCGGAACCAGAAAGAAGCACGGCATCATCCTTTCCCGTGAGGTCAATGACAGCTGGATTTTCAGCAACAAGTCCTACGACAACCAGCTCTCTGGCATCGTCCTCGACCGTAGCAGCGCGAACAACCTGATCGCCTTCAACGAGACCTACAAGAACCAATCCGACGGCATCACCCTGTACGAAAGCTCGAACAACCTGCTGTGGCAGAACCGTAGCATGAGTAACCGTCGGCACGGCATCCGAGTGCGTAACAGCCTCGATGTCAGTCTCTACGAGAACATCCTGGTGGCCAACCACCTGACCGGTGTCTATGGCCATATCAAGGACTTGAGTGGCAGCGAGCGCAATCTCGAGGAGGACCCCTACGAGGCCAGACTGTCGATGCGCATAGTCGGCGGACAAATGGTCGGCAACGGTTCAAGTCCGGTCTCCGTGCATTCGCCGAGCAAGCTCGAACTCTACAAGCTGACCATCCTCGCTCCGCAGAAAGCCTCAGGCATCACCTTCTCGGGGCTGCTGGGCGAGCGTCAGAGCGAAATAATGGACATTCTGCTGCGCCAACAACAGGCGGTGCTGATCGAGCCCGTTGGCAGCTTGGCAAGTAAGGAGTGA
- a CDS encoding alginate biosynthesis protein Alg44 has translation MSVATVAASNTNVVHESEAQRQYARLKMPARIRFLGSDRDMFESELLDLSAGGFSFIQSSLPMKLGGHHKGALVFHIDGLSMTIDVEFQVRSISAEGQRVGCEFHQLRPREIAALRYLITSYTSGEMITMGDMLGTLQRDNFATARKGKGGGAMGFFSRLRALTFSVLIFLIGVGACAYILNQLYNLYYVTHADSAMVSLPSQQVSMPREGVLQVGLVKVGSEVAKGAPLATFSATMLDVLKNSLPAEQMTPENIERLFSKTLQGTLTSPCDCRVVAQYVGDGQSASKGVPVFELVPLKGEATIDARFPYKAFSKVQPGIRVLVQVSGESAARNGKISTVSLQQGSLASDIRVSIITDEPLSAEVAGRPVEVTIDGLSGNLLIEKIMAAGK, from the coding sequence ATGAGCGTAGCGACCGTTGCAGCCAGCAATACCAATGTCGTCCATGAATCGGAAGCACAGCGTCAGTATGCGCGCCTGAAAATGCCGGCGAGGATTCGTTTCCTGGGCTCTGACCGGGACATGTTTGAGAGCGAGCTGTTGGACTTGTCCGCCGGTGGCTTCAGCTTCATTCAAAGCAGCTTGCCGATGAAGCTGGGCGGCCATCACAAAGGTGCGCTGGTGTTTCACATCGACGGGCTGAGCATGACCATCGATGTGGAGTTCCAGGTTCGTTCGATTTCCGCCGAAGGCCAGCGTGTCGGCTGTGAATTTCATCAGTTGCGCCCGCGTGAGATCGCGGCTCTGCGCTACCTGATCACCTCTTACACCAGCGGCGAGATGATCACCATGGGTGACATGCTCGGTACCCTGCAACGCGACAATTTTGCTACGGCGCGCAAGGGTAAGGGTGGGGGAGCCATGGGCTTTTTCTCACGGCTACGAGCGCTCACCTTCAGTGTGCTGATCTTTCTGATCGGTGTCGGGGCTTGTGCTTACATCCTCAACCAACTCTATAACCTGTATTACGTCACCCATGCCGATTCGGCCATGGTCAGCCTGCCGAGTCAGCAGGTCAGCATGCCCCGTGAAGGCGTGTTGCAGGTCGGTCTGGTCAAGGTCGGCAGCGAGGTGGCCAAGGGCGCGCCACTGGCGACGTTCTCCGCGACCATGTTGGATGTGCTGAAGAACAGCCTGCCAGCCGAGCAGATGACCCCGGAAAACATCGAACGCCTGTTCAGCAAGACCTTGCAGGGCACCCTGACCAGCCCTTGTGATTGCCGAGTGGTTGCGCAGTATGTCGGTGATGGCCAGTCGGCCAGCAAAGGGGTGCCGGTATTTGAGTTGGTTCCGCTGAAAGGGGAGGCGACCATTGATGCGCGTTTCCCTTACAAAGCCTTTAGCAAGGTGCAACCGGGCATTCGCGTGCTCGTGCAAGTATCCGGCGAGAGCGCTGCGCGCAACGGCAAGATCAGCACTGTATCTCTACAACAGGGCAGTCTGGCGTCGGATATCCGTGTCTCGATCATCACCGATGAGCCCCTGAGTGCTGAGGTCGCCGGGCGTCCAGTTGAGGTGACCATTGACGGCCTGTCGGGCAACTTGTTGATTGAAAAAATCATGGCTGCAGGCAAATGA
- a CDS encoding alginate O-acetyltransferase AlgX-related protein: MNRACMLFGVFLLAGASNLYAAPTYQAEACCQLCPAAADTRVYQAEGLSGYGRLLEAQDGWMFSSTQDLRSEFGLNPQSYKQLKRLRNALKHSGVELLLVYPPSRGLLHADKLTPVQRAGFDQARAQANYRAALARLRDLDIWVPDLVSLLQPPADSPDFFFKADQHWTPQGAERTARLVAETAKKIPLFDQLPEGQYQSRPAGLMARSGSLQKVAQRLCGAGYARQYVQRFITAPTSPNQSAPAQVVLVGSSNSADSLNFAGFLEQHLGTPVHNASQPGSGHESALLHYLQSESFQQQPPKLLIWELGDSSSLNRRNFYRQAVPAVSNGCSGHRALLQSSITLQAGANQVLFNGTSGVLPIHSSDFRIDLQLDDPAVQQLSATLTFMNGRQETLTFKRAPGDRGRFLLELREDGDWDELTFLSLTVRPLGGVSAHGRLNTTLCRVKSDEGRPGLRTAQASVE; encoded by the coding sequence ATGAACCGGGCATGCATGCTTTTCGGCGTCTTCCTGTTGGCCGGCGCCAGCAACCTCTACGCTGCGCCGACTTACCAGGCCGAGGCCTGTTGCCAGCTGTGCCCGGCGGCTGCCGATACTCGCGTCTACCAGGCCGAGGGGTTGAGCGGTTATGGTCGACTGCTCGAGGCGCAGGATGGCTGGATGTTCAGCAGTACCCAGGACCTGCGCAGCGAGTTCGGCCTCAACCCACAGAGTTACAAACAACTCAAACGCCTGCGCAATGCACTCAAGCACAGCGGCGTCGAGCTACTGCTGGTGTACCCGCCCAGCCGTGGTTTATTGCATGCCGATAAACTGACCCCGGTCCAGCGCGCGGGCTTTGATCAGGCCAGGGCCCAGGCAAACTATCGTGCCGCTCTGGCGCGTTTGCGTGATCTGGATATCTGGGTGCCTGACCTTGTCAGCCTGCTACAGCCCCCGGCAGATAGTCCCGACTTCTTTTTCAAGGCTGACCAGCATTGGACCCCGCAAGGGGCGGAGCGCACCGCGCGCTTGGTGGCGGAGACAGCAAAGAAAATTCCGCTGTTTGACCAGCTCCCAGAGGGGCAATACCAGAGCAGACCGGCGGGCTTGATGGCGCGTAGCGGTTCGCTACAGAAAGTTGCCCAACGACTGTGCGGCGCCGGGTACGCCCGTCAGTACGTGCAACGCTTTATCACCGCGCCCACCTCGCCGAACCAGTCAGCGCCGGCGCAGGTGGTTCTGGTCGGCAGCAGCAATAGTGCGGATTCGCTCAACTTCGCCGGCTTTCTCGAACAGCACCTGGGGACCCCTGTGCACAACGCCTCGCAACCCGGCAGTGGCCATGAAAGTGCTTTGCTGCACTACCTGCAGAGCGAGTCGTTTCAACAGCAGCCACCGAAACTGCTGATCTGGGAGCTGGGGGACTCCAGCAGTCTCAATCGTCGTAATTTCTATCGTCAGGCTGTTCCCGCCGTGAGTAACGGCTGTAGCGGGCATAGGGCGTTGCTGCAAAGCTCCATCACGTTGCAAGCCGGTGCTAATCAGGTGCTATTCAACGGTACCAGTGGCGTGCTGCCGATTCACAGCAGCGATTTTCGCATTGATCTCCAACTTGACGACCCGGCCGTGCAACAGTTGAGCGCCACCTTGACCTTCATGAATGGCCGCCAGGAAACCCTGACGTTCAAGCGTGCTCCTGGCGATCGGGGCCGTTTTCTGCTGGAACTGCGTGAAGATGGCGACTGGGATGAGTTGACCTTCCTCTCCCTCACTGTGCGGCCGCTGGGCGGCGTGTCCGCTCATGGCCGCTTGAACACCACGTTGTGCCGGGTGAAAAGTGACGAAGGCCGTCCCGGCCTGCGCACCGCACAGGCATCAGTCGAGTGA
- a CDS encoding alginate biosynthesis protein AlgK produces the protein MKRGLLYFALLATLQGCAGLPDQQLAKEAQQRGDSASARQQYEQLAQMGYVDAQIALGDMQFGSRDPGQIEQAERLYRQAALHSPKAQSRLGRLLSRQDGASDSQLKEAEQLLSQAIEQGEYSAVVPLTLLYVSYPQLSPSVDPQQQVNVWRGQGIVEAELAQILIYRSDGSYITHLTEIEQTCRLLLSQQGVCYNELATVNRLRDQPQAQAALLEQLRTAYAIRWVTPSRVESVALTLVDPGIPAPVDLSNAYALLREIAPAYPLAWASLAKLLFDYPVLGDSTQMLGYLQRGREAGDSRAELLTGRLYYGGRGLEQSPQLAERHLLRAADEQPTAHFYLGQIYRRGYFGEVYPQKAVDHFLLAARAGHRRADYALAQLFSESRGVKVNRVNAYVFAQMALSRAVPEASELLSNLEQSMLPAERQKARQILEEEQQTRQINPAGLSAFQSLEKGMDVL, from the coding sequence ATGAAGCGCGGTTTGCTCTACTTTGCACTGCTGGCCACGCTGCAGGGTTGCGCCGGCCTGCCAGACCAGCAGCTGGCCAAGGAGGCCCAGCAGCGTGGCGATAGCGCGAGTGCCCGCCAGCAGTATGAACAACTGGCACAGATGGGCTATGTGGATGCGCAGATCGCCCTCGGTGATATGCAGTTCGGCAGCCGTGACCCAGGGCAGATCGAGCAGGCTGAACGTCTTTACCGCCAGGCCGCGCTGCATTCGCCGAAGGCGCAGTCCAGGCTCGGTCGGTTGCTCTCGCGCCAGGATGGCGCGAGCGATAGCCAGCTGAAAGAGGCCGAACAGCTGCTGAGCCAGGCCATCGAGCAGGGTGAGTACAGCGCCGTGGTGCCGCTGACGTTGCTCTATGTGAGTTACCCACAGCTGTCACCTTCAGTCGATCCGCAGCAGCAGGTCAACGTCTGGCGCGGGCAGGGCATAGTGGAGGCCGAGCTGGCGCAGATCCTTATCTACCGCAGTGACGGTAGTTATATCACTCACCTCACCGAGATCGAGCAGACGTGTCGGTTGCTCCTGAGCCAGCAGGGTGTCTGCTACAACGAGCTGGCCACGGTCAATCGCCTGCGCGATCAGCCGCAAGCGCAAGCTGCCTTGCTTGAGCAATTGCGTACGGCTTACGCCATTCGTTGGGTGACCCCGAGTCGCGTCGAGTCCGTGGCGTTGACGCTGGTCGATCCGGGCATTCCCGCGCCGGTGGATCTGAGTAATGCCTACGCGCTGCTGCGGGAAATCGCCCCTGCTTACCCACTAGCCTGGGCCTCGCTCGCCAAGTTGCTATTCGATTACCCGGTCCTGGGCGATTCCACACAGATGCTTGGCTATCTGCAGCGTGGCCGTGAGGCCGGTGACAGTCGTGCCGAGCTGCTCACCGGGCGTTTGTACTACGGTGGCCGGGGACTTGAGCAGAGCCCGCAGCTGGCAGAGCGGCACCTGCTGCGTGCGGCCGATGAGCAACCGACGGCGCATTTCTACCTGGGGCAGATCTACCGTCGCGGTTACTTCGGCGAGGTGTATCCGCAAAAAGCTGTCGATCATTTCCTGCTGGCCGCGCGTGCCGGGCATCGCCGCGCCGACTATGCTTTGGCGCAGCTGTTCAGTGAGTCCCGAGGGGTCAAGGTGAACCGTGTCAACGCTTATGTCTTCGCACAAATGGCGCTCAGTCGGGCCGTGCCTGAGGCGAGCGAACTGCTCAGCAATTTGGAGCAGAGCATGCTTCCGGCCGAACGCCAAAAAGCCAGGCAAATACTCGAAGAAGAGCAGCAGACACGGCAAATCAATCCTGCGGGACTCAGTGCTTTTCAATCGCTGGAAAAAGGAATGGACGTGCTATGA
- a CDS encoding alginate export family protein — MKTQITRGFGAGVLLSVSLLSSETLLAALGPDKSFGLDIKLTGQSEDDRDLGTRREGDVQGIGLDVRPWFYGQRGDWSAFAMGRAVTATDIIETDTLQRTDLDSESGSSGNNGRQPDKSFLALHEFWIGYSGLTAYPGEQLRLGRQRLRTEDGLWRDTNIEALNWTFDTTLLRSNVGVAERFSDYRTDLDELDPEDEDRLHLYGDISTQWQPGQWVGIRAHHSRDDGNLPRPGERVDELDKTSTGNLTWLGLEANSDAYNYRNQNPLNYWASATWLTGDRDTLNSSTVGGQTIATGKQSGDVNAWATDLGIRLRLDPTWQVGAAYARGSGGGGDDGSENYEQTGLESNRSNYTGTRSRANRFGEAFRSELSNLQVATLFGSWQLREDYDASLIYHKFWRVDDHQPLGNSGVNARVNDNGINRSLKDGEKDVGQEVDLILTRYFKEGLLPASMSQSIDEPSALVRLRGGVFKPGNAYGSDVDSYMHRVFVDAIWRF; from the coding sequence ATGAAGACGCAAATTACTCGCGGTTTTGGTGCAGGGGTGCTCCTGAGTGTTTCGTTGCTCTCGAGTGAAACGCTGCTGGCGGCGCTCGGTCCGGACAAGAGCTTCGGCCTGGACATCAAGCTTACCGGACAGTCCGAGGATGATCGCGACCTGGGTACGCGTCGGGAGGGCGATGTACAAGGCATAGGTCTAGACGTACGGCCTTGGTTCTATGGCCAGCGCGGTGACTGGAGCGCCTTCGCCATGGGCCGGGCGGTGACCGCGACCGACATCATCGAAACCGATACCTTGCAACGCACCGATCTCGACAGCGAGTCCGGCAGCAGTGGCAACAACGGTCGCCAGCCGGACAAGAGCTTCCTGGCCTTGCATGAATTCTGGATCGGCTATTCCGGTTTAACCGCCTACCCAGGTGAACAGTTGCGCTTAGGACGCCAGCGCCTGCGCACCGAAGACGGCCTGTGGCGTGACACCAACATCGAGGCGTTGAACTGGACCTTCGACACTACCTTGCTGCGTTCCAACGTGGGTGTGGCCGAGCGCTTCAGCGACTACCGCACAGACCTCGACGAGCTGGATCCAGAGGATGAAGATCGCCTGCATCTGTATGGCGATATCTCGACCCAGTGGCAACCGGGCCAATGGGTCGGCATCCGCGCGCACCACAGCCGCGATGACGGCAACTTGCCCCGCCCGGGTGAGCGCGTCGACGAACTCGACAAGACCAGTACCGGCAACCTTACCTGGCTGGGCTTGGAAGCCAACAGCGATGCTTACAACTACCGCAACCAGAACCCGCTCAACTACTGGGCCAGCGCCACCTGGCTTACCGGTGACCGCGACACGCTGAACAGCAGCACTGTCGGCGGCCAGACAATCGCTACCGGTAAGCAAAGCGGAGACGTCAATGCTTGGGCCACCGACCTGGGTATCCGTCTGCGACTGGATCCCACTTGGCAAGTCGGCGCGGCCTATGCCCGTGGCAGTGGCGGCGGTGGTGACGACGGCTCGGAGAACTATGAACAAACCGGCCTGGAGAGCAATCGCTCCAATTACACCGGTACTCGCTCACGCGCAAATCGTTTCGGTGAGGCCTTTCGCAGCGAACTGAGCAATCTCCAGGTCGCGACGCTGTTTGGCTCCTGGCAGCTGCGTGAGGATTACGACGCCAGCCTGATTTACCACAAGTTCTGGCGGGTCGATGACCACCAGCCCCTCGGTAACAGCGGCGTCAACGCTCGGGTCAATGACAACGGCATCAACCGCTCGCTAAAAGATGGCGAAAAAGACGTGGGTCAGGAAGTCGATCTGATCCTTACCCGGTACTTCAAAGAGGGCCTGCTTCCGGCCTCCATGAGCCAGTCAATTGATGAGCCTTCGGCGCTGGTGCGCTTACGCGGCGGCGTATTCAAACCCGGCAATGCCTACGGCTCCGATGTTGATTCGTATATGCACCGTGTCTTTGTAGACGCTATCTGGCGTTTCTGA
- a CDS encoding glycosyltransferase family 2 protein, translating into MHGFGRFLRECSGWLFYCLALMLLALALPQTVFDSESKDFILLLGAVGIWRYSMGAIHYVRGLIFLYLVFPHYRRQARKLGEAAQPSHVFLLVTSFRIDALTTAQVYRSVLEEAIGCGYPTTVVCSLVEMADELLIKSLWSKLNPPERVKLDFVRIAGTGKRDGLAYGFRAISRHLPDDDAVVAVVDGDTVLTPGVVKATAPYFKLFPSVGGLTTNEFCEVRGSYIMSEWHKLRFAQRHISMCSMALSKRVLTLTGRMSVFRARVVTNPGFIADVESDALDHWRLGRFKFLTGDDKSSWYSLMRLGYDTFYVPDAAIHTVEHPPEKSFLKASRKLMFRWYGNNLRQNSRALHLGPGRLGWFTCVVLFDQRVSMWTSLLGPVVAILASIKYNIVFLLIYLLWIGLTRLLLTLLLLASGHRVGPAFPLILYYNQIVGAMVKVYVFFRLDRQSWTRQDTKLDRGLQRYQRWFNSWSSRAMTFSAVSVFLAVLMSVV; encoded by the coding sequence CGCTGATGCTGCTGGCGCTGGCGCTGCCACAAACGGTGTTCGACTCGGAGTCGAAAGACTTCATCCTGCTGCTCGGTGCGGTTGGGATTTGGCGCTACTCCATGGGCGCTATCCATTATGTGCGCGGGCTGATCTTTCTATACCTGGTATTCCCTCACTACCGTAGGCAAGCGCGCAAGTTGGGTGAAGCGGCGCAACCCTCCCATGTCTTTCTGTTGGTGACCAGCTTCCGCATCGACGCCCTGACTACCGCACAGGTCTACCGCTCGGTGCTCGAAGAGGCCATCGGTTGCGGCTATCCAACCACGGTGGTTTGCTCCTTGGTGGAAATGGCCGATGAGCTGCTGATCAAAAGCCTGTGGAGCAAACTCAACCCGCCCGAGCGGGTAAAGCTCGATTTCGTACGCATCGCCGGAACGGGCAAGCGTGATGGACTGGCCTACGGTTTTCGCGCTATTTCCCGGCATCTGCCGGATGACGATGCGGTGGTGGCGGTGGTTGACGGCGATACCGTGCTGACGCCTGGGGTAGTCAAGGCCACGGCGCCATATTTCAAGCTGTTCCCCAGCGTCGGTGGGCTGACCACTAACGAGTTCTGCGAGGTGCGCGGCAGTTACATCATGAGCGAGTGGCACAAGCTGCGCTTTGCCCAGCGCCACATCAGTATGTGTTCGATGGCGTTGTCCAAGCGGGTGTTGACGCTGACCGGGCGCATGTCGGTATTTCGAGCGCGGGTGGTGACCAACCCGGGGTTTATTGCCGATGTTGAAAGTGACGCGCTGGATCACTGGCGGCTGGGGCGTTTCAAGTTTCTCACCGGCGACGACAAGTCCAGTTGGTACAGCCTGATGCGCCTCGGTTACGACACCTTCTACGTGCCGGACGCGGCGATCCACACCGTGGAGCACCCACCGGAGAAAAGCTTCCTCAAGGCCAGTCGCAAGCTGATGTTCCGCTGGTACGGCAATAACCTGCGGCAGAACTCCCGCGCCTTGCACCTTGGCCCTGGGCGCCTGGGCTGGTTTACCTGTGTGGTGCTGTTCGATCAACGCGTATCGATGTGGACCAGCCTGCTCGGGCCCGTGGTGGCGATCCTGGCCAGCATCAAATACAACATCGTGTTTCTGCTGATCTACCTGCTGTGGATCGGGCTCACCCGGCTGCTGCTGACGCTGCTGTTGCTGGCGTCCGGGCACCGGGTAGGACCGGCGTTCCCCTTGATCCTTTATTACAACCAGATCGTCGGCGCGATGGTGAAGGTGTACGTCTTCTTCCGCCTCGATAGGCAGTCCTGGACACGCCAGGACACCAAGCTGGATCGAGGCTTGCAGCGCTATCAGCGTTGGTTCAACAGCTGGTCGTCACGGGCCATGACGTTTTCCGCGGTTAGCGTGTTCCTGGCCGTATTGATGAGTGTCGTTTGA